A portion of the Limisphaera ngatamarikiensis genome contains these proteins:
- a CDS encoding LamG-like jellyroll fold domain-containing protein, with protein MRAHRSDGVTWLGVGLMVWVVGGVADWGGAAEARWSWQDSYAEVDPRGDLRWRPRPFVFERGSSVRYIDFEGGDDGNEGDSPERPWKHHPWDPNAAGRAAAERGVHTYVFKRGSVYRGRLLVRDAGRPDEPIRLTADPEWGSGEAVICGSERVSRWVRGATHPDIPEPEKVWWTDLDFLPRSVWLVDATGGVRRIPLARTPNWKVSNPDDVKSEWWEWDNPGRPFGNVVTNGRGQILHLGIDTRHIRDRPEDYFRGALVWTEFGWVMSAPYPTPVEVVDLQRHGLGFAGWTGGGTNGVIMRGMRYYLEDKPHYLDDPEGEFWFERRGRGGRLYLRLPNDGDPRVERVEVGRWSNLVEGRRVEHVHVTGLTFRFTTPDWDLTAPPWDFRTQPWSLRPEQHPGCIFVWGEGRDIRIAHCRFEHVVMPVRIRAVEPGQRVDGVRIEDNEVCYTDHGIFSVCDGGAWGYADLRGRLGDVRIYRNRSFETARRPSRYSNGIGIEVAGARTVEIAGNILERSYAQGIDVLGGKRSGVWGDVPFTRILIHQNKVWESLLNCNDFGGIETWQGGPAYVFNNLSYNPLGYRHWNRSTGTDAGFGHAYYLDGAFKNYHFNNIAWGRGRDPKGAVVNCAAFQEIISYQNTFFHNTVYNFHMGSRRQEPRAGRNKYVANLWQGIGGYVFRHADPARTRAEGEAAQARPTGERYALELNAFSRNVFYDFAQMGVLEPSGRWLSRFEDFQRALREHRSLTYDLGVVSPVPLLRDPERGDFRPVAGSPAVDGGARVFVPWALAAVVGEWHFYPAGDDQALIPDEHWYLTDYHVSRDTYGDRPTYPLRVVNGRPEDFEVGLLEDWVRGALRFRADRRQYAVVTHAEMMRPFRFTDLKRSRHENAQPEPHVVEGEALRNLQVYRSGFLVELVVRVEAGHGGSVLVEKRRGTGYSLGVTEEGRLRFEVGPEGAGFRVESETRVNDGRWHHVLAEADRERRRLTLYLDGRVAGEAAGPDDSMSLANEGDFYVGGTPGGRWLEGVMDFLRVALGTLRDADTCVEELYAWEFDGPFLRDFAGRSPKGLRRDAGALELVDPPGDPVSAVR; from the coding sequence ATGAGAGCGCATCGGAGTGACGGGGTGACGTGGCTGGGTGTGGGGCTGATGGTGTGGGTGGTTGGGGGAGTGGCGGATTGGGGTGGGGCTGCGGAGGCACGCTGGAGCTGGCAGGATAGTTATGCCGAGGTGGATCCCCGCGGGGATTTGCGGTGGCGCCCGCGACCGTTCGTGTTCGAGCGGGGTTCGTCCGTCCGGTACATTGATTTCGAGGGGGGCGATGACGGGAACGAAGGGGACAGTCCGGAGCGTCCCTGGAAGCATCATCCGTGGGATCCGAACGCGGCGGGTCGGGCGGCGGCGGAGCGGGGCGTGCATACGTACGTGTTCAAGCGGGGCTCGGTGTATCGGGGGCGGTTGTTGGTGCGGGATGCGGGCCGGCCGGATGAACCGATTCGGCTGACCGCGGATCCGGAATGGGGCAGCGGGGAGGCGGTGATATGCGGTTCGGAGCGGGTGAGCCGGTGGGTGCGTGGCGCCACACATCCGGACATTCCCGAGCCGGAAAAGGTATGGTGGACAGACCTGGATTTCCTGCCACGGTCGGTCTGGCTGGTCGACGCGACCGGGGGTGTGCGGCGGATCCCGCTGGCGCGGACGCCGAATTGGAAGGTGTCGAACCCGGACGATGTGAAAAGCGAATGGTGGGAGTGGGACAATCCCGGCCGTCCGTTTGGCAATGTGGTGACGAATGGGCGCGGACAGATTTTGCATCTGGGGATTGACACGCGACACATCCGGGACAGGCCCGAGGACTACTTTCGGGGTGCCCTGGTGTGGACCGAGTTTGGCTGGGTGATGAGTGCTCCCTATCCCACGCCGGTGGAGGTGGTGGATCTGCAGCGGCACGGTTTGGGGTTTGCGGGTTGGACCGGGGGCGGGACGAACGGGGTGATCATGCGCGGCATGCGGTACTATCTGGAGGACAAGCCGCATTATCTGGACGATCCCGAAGGTGAGTTTTGGTTTGAACGGCGCGGGCGTGGCGGGCGGTTGTATCTTCGGCTGCCGAACGACGGAGATCCGAGGGTGGAACGGGTGGAGGTGGGTCGGTGGAGCAACCTGGTGGAAGGGCGGCGGGTGGAACATGTGCATGTAACCGGCCTGACCTTCCGATTTACGACGCCGGACTGGGACTTGACGGCGCCCCCCTGGGATTTTCGGACGCAACCCTGGTCGTTGCGGCCGGAGCAGCATCCCGGCTGCATCTTTGTGTGGGGTGAAGGTCGGGACATTCGGATTGCCCATTGCCGGTTTGAGCATGTGGTGATGCCGGTTCGGATTCGTGCGGTGGAGCCGGGGCAGAGGGTCGACGGGGTACGGATCGAGGACAACGAGGTTTGCTACACGGATCACGGGATTTTTTCCGTGTGTGACGGTGGCGCCTGGGGTTATGCGGACCTGCGAGGGCGGCTGGGGGATGTACGGATTTACCGCAACCGCTCCTTCGAGACGGCACGCCGGCCCTCCCGATACAGCAACGGGATTGGCATTGAAGTGGCGGGGGCGCGCACGGTGGAGATAGCCGGGAACATCCTTGAGCGGTCCTACGCGCAGGGGATTGACGTGCTGGGCGGCAAGCGGAGCGGTGTGTGGGGGGATGTGCCATTCACACGCATCCTGATTCATCAGAACAAGGTGTGGGAGTCCCTGTTGAACTGTAATGACTTTGGCGGGATTGAGACGTGGCAGGGGGGACCGGCCTATGTGTTCAACAACCTTTCTTACAATCCGCTGGGGTACCGGCATTGGAACCGTTCCACGGGCACCGACGCCGGGTTTGGTCATGCGTACTATCTGGACGGTGCGTTCAAGAACTATCACTTCAACAACATTGCGTGGGGTCGGGGCAGGGATCCGAAGGGGGCCGTGGTGAACTGCGCGGCGTTTCAGGAGATCATCAGCTATCAAAACACGTTTTTCCACAACACGGTGTACAATTTCCACATGGGCTCACGGCGGCAGGAGCCCCGGGCCGGGCGGAACAAGTATGTGGCGAATCTGTGGCAGGGGATTGGCGGGTATGTGTTCCGGCATGCGGACCCGGCGCGGACCCGTGCGGAGGGCGAGGCGGCGCAGGCACGGCCGACGGGGGAGCGATATGCGCTGGAGCTGAATGCGTTCAGTCGGAATGTGTTTTATGACTTTGCCCAGATGGGGGTGTTGGAACCGTCGGGCCGGTGGCTGTCGCGGTTTGAGGATTTTCAGCGGGCGTTGCGGGAGCATCGGAGTCTGACTTACGATCTGGGGGTGGTGAGTCCGGTTCCGTTGCTGAGGGATCCGGAGCGCGGCGACTTCCGGCCGGTGGCAGGGTCCCCCGCGGTGGACGGTGGGGCTCGTGTGTTTGTTCCCTGGGCGTTGGCGGCGGTGGTCGGTGAATGGCACTTTTATCCGGCCGGGGATGATCAGGCGCTGATCCCGGATGAGCATTGGTATCTGACGGACTATCATGTGTCGCGGGACACGTACGGGGATCGGCCCACGTATCCGTTGCGGGTGGTGAATGGGCGGCCGGAGGATTTTGAGGTGGGGCTGCTGGAGGACTGGGTGCGGGGCGCGCTGCGGTTTCGTGCTGATCGGCGGCAGTACGCGGTGGTGACCCATGCGGAGATGATGCGGCCGTTTCGGTTTACGGATTTGAAGCGGAGCCGGCACGAGAACGCGCAGCCGGAGCCGCATGTGGTGGAGGGGGAGGCTTTGAGGAATCTGCAGGTGTATCGCTCGGGTTTTTTGGTGGAGCTGGTGGTGCGGGTGGAGGCGGGTCATGGGGGATCGGTCCTGGTGGAGAAACGGCGGGGCACGGGGTACAGCCTGGGGGTGACGGAGGAGGGCCGGTTGAGATTTGAAGTGGGACCGGAGGGTGCGGGCTTTCGGGTGGAGAGTGAGACGCGGGTGAACGACGGGCGTTGGCATCATGTACTGGCGGAGGCGGACAGGGAACGCCGGCGGCTGACGTTGTATCTGGATGGCAGGGTGGCTGGTGAGGCGGCGGGGCCGGACGATTCGATGTCGCTGGCCAACGAGGGGGATTTTTATGTGGGGGGAACGCCGGGCGGGAGGTGGCTGGAGGGTGTGATGGATTTCCTGCGGGTGGCGCTGGGCACGTTGCGGGATGCGGACACGTGTGTGGAGGAGCTGTATGCCTGGGAGTTTGACGGCCCGTTTCTGCGGGATTTTGCCGGGCGAAGTCCGAAGGGTTTGCGGCGTGACGCCGGGGCACTGGAGCTGGTGGACCCGCCGGGCGACCCTGTGAGTGCAGTCCGGTGA
- a CDS encoding MotA/TolQ/ExbB proton channel family protein gives MNLPLFFAAAVARPVPTEWELVYVWNQTRPEAKVIIVCLLLFSIMAWSVMISKALQMRRARKLNQYFMEAFRSQKRVLDLFDRRVQAEGCPLFVVYQAGCAELDARLRGSDGEGRRRHLSLKGMEHVKRVLENAVAQEALKLESGLILLAIAVSGAPFLGLLGTVWGVMSTFAGVAQQGVATLTAMAPGVSAALSTTVAGLLVAIPSMFGYNWLVHHLRVLTVELDNFAQELVSRMETEYMAED, from the coding sequence ATGAATCTGCCCCTTTTTTTTGCCGCTGCGGTGGCACGGCCCGTGCCGACCGAGTGGGAGCTTGTTTACGTTTGGAATCAGACCCGGCCTGAGGCCAAGGTCATCATTGTCTGTCTGCTGTTGTTTTCGATCATGGCCTGGTCGGTCATGATCTCGAAGGCGCTGCAGATGCGGCGGGCGCGGAAGCTGAACCAGTATTTCATGGAGGCGTTTCGGTCGCAGAAGCGGGTCCTGGACCTTTTTGACCGGCGGGTGCAGGCGGAGGGTTGTCCGTTGTTTGTGGTGTATCAGGCCGGGTGTGCCGAGCTGGATGCGCGGTTGCGCGGGTCGGACGGGGAGGGTCGGCGGCGGCACCTTTCGCTCAAGGGGATGGAGCATGTGAAGCGGGTGCTGGAGAATGCGGTGGCGCAGGAGGCTTTGAAGCTGGAGTCGGGACTGATTTTGCTGGCGATTGCGGTGAGTGGCGCGCCGTTTCTGGGGTTGTTGGGGACGGTTTGGGGGGTGATGAGCACGTTTGCTGGGGTGGCGCAGCAAGGGGTGGCGACGCTGACGGCCATGGCGCCGGGGGTGTCGGCCGCGCTGAGCACGACGGTGGCGGGTTTGTTGGTGGCGATTCCCTCCATGTTCGGGTACAACTGGCTGGTGCATCATTTGCGGGTGCTGACGGTGGAGTTGGACAATTTTGCGCAGGAACTGGTGTCCCGCATGGAGACGGAGTATATGGCGGAGGATTGA
- a CDS encoding ExbD/TolR family protein, with product MRRFSQRTHLVTLSEINITPLLDLAFVLLIIFVITTPLLEQSLPLKLPQGGLPDTPLDPRLVRTVEITAQGVYILDRRPLRLDQVEAQLAQDFRVNPNLVVYIRADENGPYKHVAALLDRCLRHGITRFSLRTEAVRR from the coding sequence ATGCGCCGATTCAGCCAACGCACGCACCTGGTGACCCTGAGCGAGATCAACATCACGCCGCTGCTGGATCTGGCTTTTGTGTTGTTGATCATTTTTGTGATCACCACGCCGTTGCTGGAGCAGAGCCTGCCGTTGAAATTGCCGCAGGGGGGGCTGCCGGATACGCCGCTGGATCCGCGGCTGGTGCGGACCGTGGAGATCACGGCCCAGGGGGTTTATATTCTGGATCGGCGTCCGCTGCGGCTGGATCAGGTGGAGGCCCAACTGGCGCAGGATTTCCGCGTCAATCCGAATCTGGTGGTGTACATCCGGGCGGACGAGAATGGTCCGTACAAGCATGTGGCGGCGTTGTTGGACCGCTGTTTGCGGCACGGGATTACGCGGTTTTCGTTGCGGACGGAGGCGGTGCGGCGATGA
- the gap gene encoding type I glyceraldehyde-3-phosphate dehydrogenase, whose amino-acid sequence MAVKVAINGFGRIGRLVYRALVEQGMVGRDIEVVAVGDIVPADNLGYLLKYDSTQGRFQGTIASEKSTPDRPDDDILIVNGHRMKVVSAKEPSQLPWKDLGVEVVIEATGLFTDVEKAKGHLAAGAKKVIITAPAKGDCLTVVMGVNHDQYDPARHHIVSNASCTTNCLAPLVYVLLKEGFGVEEGLMTTVHAYTATQKVVDGPSRKDWKGGRTAAINLIPSTTGAAKAVGLVLPEVKGKLTGMAFRVPVPTVSVVDLTVRTVKETSYAEICAAMKKASETYLKGILGYTDEEVVSTDFIHCPLSSIFDEGSGIELNKRFFKLVSWYDNEWGYSCRVADLLKLMIDKGL is encoded by the coding sequence ATGGCAGTCAAAGTTGCAATCAACGGGTTCGGCCGGATCGGCCGTTTGGTGTATCGGGCCCTGGTGGAACAGGGGATGGTGGGACGGGACATCGAGGTGGTGGCCGTGGGTGATATTGTACCCGCGGACAACCTCGGTTATCTGCTCAAGTACGATTCGACGCAGGGTCGGTTTCAGGGGACGATCGCCTCGGAGAAATCGACGCCGGATCGTCCGGACGACGACATCCTGATCGTGAACGGCCACCGGATGAAGGTGGTGAGCGCCAAGGAACCGTCGCAACTGCCCTGGAAGGACCTTGGGGTGGAGGTGGTGATTGAGGCGACCGGGTTGTTTACGGACGTGGAGAAGGCCAAGGGGCACCTGGCGGCCGGGGCGAAGAAGGTGATCATTACGGCGCCGGCCAAGGGTGACTGTCTGACGGTGGTGATGGGGGTGAACCATGACCAGTACGATCCGGCCCGGCACCACATTGTGTCGAATGCGTCGTGCACGACCAACTGTCTGGCCCCGCTGGTGTACGTGCTGTTGAAGGAGGGATTCGGCGTGGAGGAGGGCCTGATGACCACGGTGCATGCGTACACGGCGACGCAGAAGGTGGTGGACGGACCGAGTCGCAAGGACTGGAAGGGCGGTCGGACGGCGGCGATCAACCTGATTCCTTCCACCACGGGTGCGGCGAAGGCCGTGGGTCTGGTTCTGCCCGAGGTGAAGGGCAAACTGACGGGCATGGCGTTCCGTGTGCCGGTTCCGACCGTGTCGGTGGTGGACCTGACGGTGCGGACGGTGAAGGAGACCAGCTATGCCGAGATTTGCGCGGCCATGAAGAAGGCCAGCGAAACGTATCTGAAGGGGATTCTGGGTTACACCGACGAGGAGGTGGTGAGCACGGACTTCATTCACTGCCCGTTGTCGTCGATTTTTGACGAGGGCTCGGGCATTGAGCTGAACAAGCGGTTCTTCAAGCTGGTGAGCTGGTACGACAATGAGTGGGGTTACAGCTGCCGGGTGGCCGACCTGCTCAAGCTGATGATTGACAAGGGCCTTTGA
- a CDS encoding cell envelope integrity protein TolA has translation MMDRWQRRGLMVSLALHGLLVAVLVVGPAFRAPDRSLPDLPLIEFVPLRLVDEPDFRGGQPQVQPPPARTAPPSPPARQEPPRLEPRPAPPDRVAERRPEPEPRRVAEPRPEPEVQREPRAAPARRLPEVSTRVVTRPVQPRERGGGSADDSARENAAEVRARQEALRQALSRLQELAGSSTEVNVPGPGGEAYANYAQYVKSVYTRAWLVPPDLDVEDATVTASVTIARDGTVVSARIVRGSGHPAVDASVQRTLDRVRSIGREFPAGATEDRRTFTIIFNLRAKRLTG, from the coding sequence ATGATGGACCGATGGCAACGCCGGGGTTTGATGGTGTCGCTGGCACTGCACGGGTTGTTGGTTGCGGTGCTGGTGGTGGGCCCGGCGTTTCGTGCTCCGGACCGGTCGTTGCCGGACCTGCCGTTGATTGAGTTTGTGCCGTTGCGGTTGGTGGATGAGCCGGATTTTCGAGGTGGGCAACCGCAGGTTCAGCCGCCGCCGGCCCGGACGGCCCCTCCTTCACCGCCGGCCCGACAGGAGCCGCCCCGGCTCGAGCCGCGGCCGGCGCCGCCCGATCGGGTGGCCGAGCGGCGTCCGGAGCCCGAGCCCCGGCGTGTGGCCGAGCCGCGTCCCGAGCCGGAGGTGCAGCGCGAGCCCCGGGCCGCGCCTGCGCGTCGGTTGCCGGAGGTGAGCACGCGTGTGGTGACCCGGCCGGTGCAGCCGCGGGAACGGGGTGGCGGGTCCGCGGATGATTCGGCCCGGGAGAATGCGGCCGAGGTGCGGGCGCGGCAGGAGGCGTTGCGTCAGGCGTTGAGTCGGCTGCAGGAGTTGGCCGGTTCGAGCACGGAGGTGAACGTACCGGGTCCGGGTGGTGAGGCATATGCGAATTATGCGCAGTATGTGAAGTCGGTGTACACGCGGGCGTGGTTGGTGCCGCCGGACCTGGATGTGGAGGATGCGACGGTGACGGCATCGGTGACGATTGCGCGGGACGGCACGGTGGTGTCGGCCCGGATTGTACGGGGCTCGGGACATCCGGCGGTGGATGCGTCGGTGCAGAGGACGCTGGACCGGGTGCGGTCGATTGGGCGGGAATTTCCGGCCGGTGCAACGGAGGACCGGCGGACCTTTACGATCATCTTCAACCTGAGAGCGAAGCGATTGACGGGATGA
- a CDS encoding aspartate-semialdehyde dehydrogenase — protein MNRQPHVAVVGATGAVGIEMIRTLERRQFPLSRLTLLASARSAGKTIRFRNEEIPVQELKADSFRGVDLALFSAGSSVSKQFAPEAVKAGCVVVDNSSAFRMDDTVPLVVPEINGDDVRWHRGIIANPNCTTAITLMALYPLHRAFGCRRIFASSYQAVSGTGARAIAELERQVRQIVHGEPVTREVYPHQIAFNVLPHVDSFLPNGYTREEMKLENEGRKIMHHPGFRASVTCVRVPVYRAHSVAVSAEFEKPVSVEAALDVLRQAPGLDVIDDPARCEYPMPLYQAGKDNCAVGRIRKDCALDNGLCFWVCGDQLLKGAALNAVQIAELLLAT, from the coding sequence ATGAACCGTCAACCACACGTGGCTGTCGTCGGTGCCACCGGCGCCGTCGGCATCGAAATGATCCGGACGCTGGAACGGAGACAATTCCCGCTCAGCCGGCTGACCCTCCTGGCGTCAGCCCGCTCCGCCGGCAAAACCATCCGGTTCCGCAACGAGGAAATCCCCGTCCAGGAACTCAAAGCCGATTCCTTCCGGGGCGTCGACCTCGCCCTCTTCAGCGCCGGCAGCTCCGTCTCCAAACAGTTCGCACCCGAAGCCGTCAAGGCCGGCTGCGTGGTGGTCGACAATTCCAGCGCCTTCCGCATGGATGACACCGTCCCGCTCGTCGTCCCCGAAATCAACGGCGACGACGTCCGTTGGCATCGCGGCATCATCGCCAACCCCAACTGCACCACCGCCATCACCCTCATGGCGCTCTACCCGCTTCACAGGGCCTTCGGTTGCCGCCGCATCTTCGCCTCCAGTTACCAGGCCGTCTCCGGCACCGGCGCCCGGGCCATCGCCGAACTGGAACGACAGGTGCGCCAGATCGTCCACGGCGAGCCCGTCACCCGCGAGGTCTACCCCCACCAGATCGCCTTCAACGTCCTCCCCCACGTGGACAGCTTCCTCCCCAACGGGTACACCCGCGAAGAAATGAAACTCGAAAACGAGGGCCGCAAAATCATGCACCACCCCGGCTTCCGGGCCAGTGTCACGTGCGTGCGCGTGCCCGTCTACCGGGCCCATTCCGTGGCCGTCAGCGCCGAGTTCGAAAAACCGGTCTCCGTGGAGGCCGCCCTCGACGTCCTGCGCCAGGCCCCCGGCCTCGACGTCATTGATGACCCGGCCCGCTGCGAGTACCCCATGCCCCTCTACCAGGCCGGCAAGGACAACTGCGCCGTCGGGCGCATCCGCAAGGATTGCGCCCTCGACAATGGCCTCTGCTTCTGGGTCTGCGGCGACCAGCTCCTGAAGGGCGCCGCACTCAACGCCGTCCAGATCGCCGAACTCCTGCTGGCCACCTGA
- a CDS encoding SDR family oxidoreductase encodes MSAYEETLARLRARPARWLVTGAAGFIGSHLLEQLLLLDQWVVALDNFSTGKWENLEAVRAQVTPEQWARCRVVEGDVSDPGVCAAVCEGVEYVLHHAALGSVPRSIAEPRASHRANVTGTLELMEAARRAGVRRFVYASSSSVYGDDPHLPKQEDRIGRPLSPYAATKRVDEIYADTWGRVYGLECIGLRYFNVFGPRQDPEGPYAAVIPRWMEALWRGGSVTVYGDGETTRDFCYVGNVVQANLLAATVERAGAVHQVYNIAVGERTSLNALYRILVAGLKRWRPEVEPGRPVYEDFRPGDVRHSLADIRKAHEWLGYEPRYRLEEGLELTWAWFAARPAGQGCGGNGGAVARPRATA; translated from the coding sequence ATGAGTGCGTACGAGGAAACCCTGGCGAGGCTTCGGGCGCGACCGGCACGGTGGCTGGTGACCGGCGCTGCCGGTTTCATTGGTTCGCATTTGTTGGAGCAGTTGCTGCTGTTGGATCAATGGGTGGTGGCGCTGGACAATTTCAGCACGGGAAAGTGGGAGAACCTGGAGGCGGTGCGCGCGCAGGTGACGCCGGAGCAGTGGGCGAGGTGTCGGGTGGTGGAGGGGGACGTGTCGGATCCGGGGGTGTGTGCGGCGGTGTGCGAGGGGGTGGAATATGTACTGCACCATGCGGCACTGGGGAGTGTGCCGCGCTCGATTGCCGAGCCCCGGGCGAGTCATCGGGCGAATGTGACGGGGACACTGGAGCTGATGGAGGCGGCGCGGCGGGCGGGGGTGCGGCGGTTTGTGTATGCGTCGAGCAGCTCGGTTTATGGGGATGACCCCCATCTGCCGAAGCAGGAGGATCGGATCGGCCGGCCGTTGTCGCCCTACGCGGCAACGAAGCGGGTGGACGAGATTTATGCGGACACCTGGGGGCGGGTTTACGGGCTGGAATGCATCGGGTTGAGGTATTTCAACGTATTCGGACCGCGGCAGGATCCGGAGGGCCCGTATGCGGCGGTGATCCCGCGCTGGATGGAGGCGCTGTGGCGCGGGGGGTCGGTGACGGTGTACGGGGATGGGGAGACGACACGGGACTTTTGTTATGTGGGGAATGTGGTGCAGGCGAATCTGCTGGCGGCGACGGTGGAGCGGGCGGGTGCGGTGCATCAGGTTTACAACATCGCGGTGGGGGAGCGGACGTCATTGAATGCGTTGTATCGGATTCTGGTGGCGGGGTTGAAACGTTGGCGGCCGGAGGTGGAGCCGGGCCGGCCGGTGTACGAGGATTTCCGGCCGGGGGATGTGCGGCATTCGTTGGCGGACATCCGCAAGGCTCACGAATGGTTGGGTTACGAGCCACGGTACCGGCTGGAGGAGGGGTTGGAACTGACGTGGGCGTGGTTTGCCGCGCGCCCGGCCGGTCAGGGGTGTGGTGGGAACGGCGGGGCCGTAGCTCGCCCACGGGCAACGGCCTGA